The following are from one region of the Methanolacinia paynteri genome:
- a CDS encoding type IV pilin: MKKMEIREDAVSPVIGVMLMIVVTVIIAAIVSGFAGGMSDNQNAAPTAAIQCNIVKEDADNVVMTLKHVSGDSLKTADLRFYVSYINSGGIPVQNRSQGVKVENAFTDSEGNIVTARVPYLTDVKVGDVGDDDTNYGNFIWNPGQIITTGNGDGFAAITGLDPEEVEIGDIIGIRLVDTNSQKAIFDKDVRVQ; this comes from the coding sequence ATGAAAAAAATGGAAATAAGAGAAGATGCAGTCTCACCAGTTATCGGCGTGATGCTGATGATTGTCGTGACCGTAATTATCGCCGCCATTGTTTCGGGATTTGCAGGAGGAATGAGCGATAACCAGAATGCAGCACCAACTGCGGCGATACAATGCAATATCGTGAAAGAGGATGCGGACAATGTAGTGATGACTTTAAAGCATGTCTCGGGGGATTCCCTCAAGACAGCCGACCTCAGGTTCTATGTCAGCTACATAAACTCGGGAGGCATCCCTGTTCAGAACAGGTCGCAGGGGGTCAAGGTAGAGAACGCATTTACCGATTCTGAAGGGAATATCGTGACCGCAAGAGTTCCATATCTTACCGATGTCAAAGTAGGTGACGTAGGAGATGACGACACCAATTACGGGAACTTCATCTGGAACCCGGGCCAGATTATCACGACAGGCAACGGGGATGGATTTGCAGCAATTACCGGTCTTGATCCGGAAGAAGTAGAAATCGGCGATATAATCGGCATAAGGCTCGTAGACACAAATTCCCAGAAAGCAATCTTTGACAAGGATGTGAGAGTACAATGA
- a CDS encoding type IV pilin N-terminal domain-containing protein, with amino-acid sequence MRKIAAIPEDAVSPVIGVMLMIVVTIIIAAVVSGFAGGMSSTESKVPNAAFTVDPDLDGNGTIMFKHTGGDELLIDEVLVQLEYDDKSITLSNLDNMTGPDYDYLTEMGGDADGFITGGDRMVLTCDDNDASNKTFTFRPETAAVSFTIPYYAHVGYMILDKESAKAIQTGEFVLR; translated from the coding sequence ATGAGAAAAATTGCAGCGATACCCGAAGATGCAGTCTCCCCGGTCATAGGCGTGATGCTGATGATTGTCGTTACTATAATAATAGCGGCAGTCGTATCGGGATTTGCAGGAGGAATGAGCTCTACAGAGAGCAAAGTACCGAATGCGGCATTTACGGTCGATCCCGATCTGGACGGCAACGGGACGATCATGTTCAAACACACCGGCGGAGACGAACTCCTGATAGATGAGGTCCTTGTACAGTTAGAGTACGATGACAAGAGTATCACTTTGTCGAACCTCGACAATATGACAGGCCCTGATTACGACTATCTCACCGAGATGGGCGGCGATGCGGACGGTTTCATAACCGGAGGCGACAGGATGGTCCTCACTTGCGACGACAACGATGCCTCGAACAAAACGTTCACATTCAGGCCGGAAACTGCAGCAGTTAGCTTTACAATCCCGTACTATGCACACGTCGGTTACATGATACTTGACAAGGAGAGTGCAAAGGCGATCCAGACAGGAGAGTTTGTCCTGAGATAA
- a CDS encoding type II secretion system F family protein: MQINTFVESLLDVKKLGRSLKGARLPINPGLYLHFCIILTLLSAFALLIVQLFLLVFGVELNLLPFLPYSISQLLVFVIAVSAIFAALLYYPSLVAAGRKTRIDIDLPYALTYMEALSTNVTLYSLFKSVFEAEDLYGEVSHECGMIVRDVEIFGEDLLTAMRNLQKITPSENFADLLNDLALVFRTGGNLKEFFNSRSDSYRELARQELEATLQIMEMIAEVYVTAFVAGPIALIIMLVAQNLSGKGQLGGIMPLMYIGLPLGAIALIMILYYLLPSDNLTISHQEIRETEFTDEIIEEKTENEYDAGFFKGLEKRKKFLAIEKILRDPFRFYISDYQVGLFFGLAFSMIVAWQYVSGGVAAIFPEFTFEVFICLFVIALVLPVSIAYESRKMYTRRVEAQMPEFLRDIADMKDLGMTLQTAIEMVSSSKLGLLSSELKIASREVKWGYSVSSALVRMEERIGLVSVKRAISLIVKASEITDQLRDILTIAISDLDHYLKMQSKRFNVSFVYLAVIYLSFGIYLYCSYQLNDSFVASFEDLDVTFDITGNLRDMFRVGIIIGGFSGIMAGQLSSNNILAGLKHTIIFLIASIVLFVYIL; encoded by the coding sequence ATGCAGATTAATACGTTCGTCGAGTCGCTCCTGGATGTAAAAAAATTGGGAAGATCGCTTAAGGGAGCCCGGCTTCCGATCAATCCAGGCCTCTATCTTCATTTCTGTATTATCCTTACGCTTCTCAGCGCCTTTGCACTTCTTATCGTCCAGCTGTTTCTTCTCGTATTCGGAGTGGAGTTAAACCTTCTGCCTTTTCTCCCGTATTCGATATCCCAGCTGCTGGTATTCGTAATCGCCGTGTCTGCAATTTTTGCCGCTTTGCTCTACTACCCTTCTCTTGTTGCAGCCGGTAGGAAGACCCGGATAGATATCGATCTTCCATATGCACTTACATATATGGAGGCGCTTTCGACGAATGTCACCCTGTATTCCCTGTTTAAGAGTGTCTTTGAAGCAGAGGATCTTTACGGGGAGGTTTCACATGAATGCGGGATGATTGTCAGGGATGTCGAAATCTTCGGGGAGGATCTCCTGACGGCCATGAGAAACCTGCAGAAGATAACGCCATCGGAGAATTTTGCAGATCTCTTAAATGATCTGGCTCTGGTTTTCAGGACCGGCGGAAATCTTAAGGAGTTCTTCAATTCGCGGTCTGACAGTTACAGGGAGCTTGCCCGGCAGGAGCTGGAGGCGACTCTCCAGATTATGGAGATGATTGCGGAGGTGTATGTTACCGCCTTTGTTGCAGGGCCGATTGCGCTTATAATAATGCTGGTTGCGCAAAATCTCTCGGGAAAAGGGCAGCTCGGCGGGATAATGCCGCTCATGTATATCGGTCTTCCCCTGGGTGCGATAGCGCTGATCATGATCCTCTACTACCTTCTTCCAAGCGACAACCTCACGATCTCGCACCAGGAGATCAGGGAGACCGAGTTTACCGACGAAATCATCGAAGAGAAAACCGAGAATGAGTATGATGCCGGTTTCTTCAAGGGCCTTGAGAAGAGGAAGAAGTTCCTGGCGATCGAAAAGATCCTGAGAGACCCGTTCAGGTTTTACATATCCGACTACCAGGTCGGGCTCTTCTTCGGGCTGGCATTTTCTATGATTGTCGCGTGGCAGTATGTTTCAGGGGGAGTTGCGGCAATCTTTCCGGAGTTCACGTTTGAAGTTTTCATCTGCCTCTTCGTCATCGCCCTCGTTCTTCCGGTATCGATTGCGTACGAATCGAGGAAGATGTACACGAGGAGGGTCGAGGCCCAGATGCCGGAGTTCCTTAGGGATATTGCGGATATGAAGGATCTCGGAATGACGCTCCAGACCGCGATCGAGATGGTGTCGAGTTCGAAGCTGGGGCTGCTTTCGTCCGAACTGAAGATCGCGTCGAGGGAGGTGAAGTGGGGCTACAGCGTTTCGAGTGCACTTGTCCGCATGGAGGAGAGGATAGGTCTCGTTTCCGTCAAGCGTGCCATATCTCTTATTGTGAAGGCGAGCGAGATTACCGATCAGCTGAGGGACATACTCACGATTGCAATAAGCGATCTGGATCACTACCTGAAGATGCAGTCGAAGAGGTTCAATGTCTCTTTTGTCTATCTTGCGGTGATCTATCTCTCGTTTGGCATCTATCTCTACTGCTCCTACCAGCTGAACGATTCCTTCGTCGCGAGTTTCGAGGATCTTGACGTTACCTTCGATATTACCGGAAATCTCCGCGACATGTTCAGGGTGGGGATTATCATCGGCGGCTTTTCGGGTATAATGGCCGGACAGCTGAGCTCAAACAACATCCTTGCCGGGCTTAAGCACACGATTATCTTTCTGATTGCATCGATCGTTCTCTTCGT
- a CDS encoding type IV pilin N-terminal domain-containing protein: protein MEKKHRDFSSEAVSPVIGVMLMLVVTIIIAAAVSAYAGGMVSDQKETPTAQLDVELKSEGTYPKLVFTHLGGDSLDTSELKIITYFHDITRTIDGTTLTGIYKHTTDGSLNPMDPENYFDAADYETGNGSLISNNGYPCTISNGEPVKYWGNSTMMPGDIYTTIDQASLRSVITVGTVGDEPIEVEIIHIPSGKTIFSGEVIY, encoded by the coding sequence ATGGAGAAGAAGCATAGAGATTTTAGTTCGGAGGCTGTTTCTCCCGTGATAGGGGTTATGCTGATGCTTGTCGTGACGATAATTATCGCCGCGGCGGTCTCGGCATACGCGGGAGGTATGGTCTCTGACCAGAAGGAAACACCAACTGCGCAGCTTGATGTGGAGTTGAAGAGTGAAGGAACATATCCGAAGCTTGTCTTCACGCATCTCGGGGGGGATTCGCTGGACACGAGTGAACTGAAGATCATAACCTATTTCCACGACATCACCCGCACAATTGACGGAACCACATTGACAGGGATCTACAAGCACACAACCGACGGCTCTCTCAATCCTATGGACCCGGAAAACTACTTCGATGCAGCGGATTATGAGACAGGCAACGGATCTCTCATTTCCAACAACGGGTACCCGTGCACGATATCGAACGGAGAGCCAGTCAAATACTGGGGCAACTCCACCATGATGCCGGGCGACATCTATACAACGATCGATCAGGCATCGCTCAGAAGTGTCATAACCGTTGGAACCGTCGGTGACGAGCCGATCGAGGTTGAAATCATTCACATACCGAGCGGCAAGACGATCTTCAGCGGAGAGGTGATCTATTGA
- a CDS encoding type IV pilin N-terminal domain-containing protein, giving the protein MKKIRNNHETEAASPVIGVMLMLVVTIIIAAVVSGLAGDIGLDKKTGPNVVLSEPVLDFDSNVIRGDLIKITWIATPYGNPSMEMPLSPPQEVFLPPTVNDQHGLTFTHLGGDPIDLKDLQMSFNSNDMGIVVDYDSVRSQISAGAFEPQYEIGDDFNSAGNISKCELSYYNNPGRDVEYTLDELVELSNSQHYGYFAKVSPETDDDTIIRTGDQFKIYTDDGGQPWAIAATNDAGITQSFAFEFGSGNNWILSHKPSGEILGQGDLVFPDNSIIETE; this is encoded by the coding sequence ATGAAAAAGATAAGGAATAATCACGAAACAGAGGCGGCTTCGCCGGTGATAGGCGTGATGTTGATGCTTGTCGTGACAATCATCATTGCGGCGGTTGTCTCAGGGTTAGCAGGAGATATAGGGCTCGACAAGAAGACAGGGCCGAATGTCGTGCTATCAGAGCCGGTACTGGACTTTGATTCAAACGTGATCAGAGGAGATTTGATTAAGATTACATGGATTGCAACCCCTTACGGGAACCCCTCTATGGAGATGCCACTCTCCCCTCCTCAAGAAGTGTTCCTACCCCCAACTGTGAATGACCAGCACGGACTGACTTTCACACACCTGGGAGGAGACCCGATCGATCTCAAGGACCTGCAGATGTCATTCAATTCAAACGACATGGGCATAGTAGTCGATTACGATTCAGTAAGGTCACAGATATCAGCCGGGGCCTTTGAGCCACAATATGAGATCGGTGATGATTTTAATAGTGCCGGCAATATCTCCAAGTGCGAGCTGTCTTACTACAATAACCCAGGCAGGGATGTAGAATACACTCTGGACGAACTTGTGGAACTGAGCAACAGCCAGCACTACGGTTACTTTGCCAAGGTGAGCCCGGAAACGGATGACGACACCATAATACGCACGGGTGACCAGTTCAAAATCTATACCGACGACGGAGGCCAGCCATGGGCGATTGCGGCCACGAATGATGCGGGAATTACACAGTCATTTGCCTTCGAGTTCGGCTCGGGCAACAACTGGATACTGTCGCACAAGCCTTCGGGAGAAATCCTGGGACAGGGAGATCTCGTCTTCCCTGACAACAGCATCATCGAAACAGAATGA
- a CDS encoding type IV pilin N-terminal domain-containing protein gives MTKRAFHEKESGVSPVIGVMLMLVVTIIIAAVVSGFASGLTDSSTDTPVATFEFKVYSAYVIASTNGDIAPYVEATMKGGEAIDTADLKIVSYHEDENGTLCSYEFTKSVVTRPAHYTPNAFLSFTGTSTDNFFGETGCYWHTGEKFTGGPGYLLNVAHPQAGKKIEINMVYEPSNTIIWSDEVTVI, from the coding sequence TTGACAAAAAGAGCATTTCATGAAAAAGAAAGCGGGGTATCGCCAGTCATCGGTGTAATGCTGATGCTCGTAGTGACCATCATTATAGCGGCAGTCGTCTCGGGATTTGCCAGCGGACTCACGGATTCGTCAACAGACACACCCGTAGCCACGTTCGAGTTCAAGGTCTATTCTGCATATGTCATTGCCAGCACCAATGGCGATATAGCACCATATGTAGAGGCAACTATGAAAGGCGGTGAGGCGATCGATACGGCAGATCTGAAGATCGTGTCCTATCACGAGGATGAAAACGGCACACTCTGTTCTTATGAATTTACAAAATCAGTTGTTACACGCCCCGCCCATTACACGCCGAATGCTTTTCTGAGTTTTACAGGGACAAGTACCGACAATTTCTTCGGGGAAACCGGCTGTTACTGGCACACAGGTGAGAAATTCACCGGAGGTCCGGGATATCTCCTTAATGTCGCACACCCCCAGGCAGGCAAGAAGATCGAGATTAACATGGTGTATGAACCGTCCAACACGATCATCTGGTCGGATGAGGTGACCGTCATATGA
- a CDS encoding type IV pilin has translation MKLRTEDAVSPVIGVMLMIVVTVIIAAVVSGFAGGYSDEDRKAPTAVISCRATDNKLLFTHESGDFVDLVDCNIILTNGEETRSFAGIYKLEKVSPRGSTSKDTQITTGNQFYLTADNDGSGSGVDGAYLGWDDPDFYLTIDEIGTYKVIERESGQIISEGVIAI, from the coding sequence ATGAAATTGAGAACCGAAGATGCAGTCTCCCCGGTCATAGGCGTAATGCTGATGATCGTAGTGACCGTGATTATCGCCGCAGTCGTCTCAGGTTTTGCCGGAGGATATTCTGATGAGGATCGAAAGGCCCCGACAGCAGTAATTTCATGCAGGGCAACAGACAACAAACTCCTTTTCACCCATGAATCGGGAGACTTCGTGGATCTGGTGGACTGCAACATAATACTGACAAACGGCGAAGAGACAAGGAGTTTTGCAGGCATATATAAGCTCGAAAAGGTTAGTCCACGTGGATCTACTTCAAAGGACACACAGATCACCACCGGCAACCAGTTCTACCTGACTGCAGACAATGACGGCAGCGGAAGCGGAGTCGACGGTGCATACCTCGGCTGGGATGACCCTGATTTTTACCTGACAATCGACGAGATCGGGACCTACAAAGTAATAGAGAGAGAGAGCGGACAGATCATCTCTGAAGGCGTTATCGCCATATAA
- a CDS encoding type II/IV secretion system ATPase subunit produces MNETEIPGENAYSFEEIPSPGAETNPVESSSPPLKDRLTGKLDDFLNSLKGKKEKSGNPDSNDTLSMLVGMLKQVKAGETDPVEELLPHDPYAETPPLPPLAPEEEGWVIDRYWLVPPFTYVKIMKNWEMDLEYVIVEPKVSEKEFVLLEETYEELRNVLIYTSPHQKDEVAFEERKVKRIIRSFDPEIPDDRLEILIYFLKRNFAGYGKIDPLMKDANIEDITCNGKDMPIFIYHRKYANLATNITFGDEELNKYALKIAQKADKQMSLTTPLVDAALPGGSRAQLTYSDIISSKGSSFTIRKFKADPMTPVDLITLGTYSSELMAVIWLCVENNKSMIIVGGTASGKTSTMNAASFFIPPVSKTVSIEDTREIQLPHKNWLPLVTREGGKNFDMGDVDMFTLLKASLRQRPEFIIVGEVRGKEAQTLFQAMNTGHTTFSTLHAGGVREAINRLTHDPINVPPVMFGALDLMLIQGLQFNAGIGYRRCLSLNEMYADEGTIRWNPLYEWDLRTDIFEKKYSESRVLESIAYTHGWTDEELSRQIDIRKRLLERLCEKKIYDINEISHFIHELRKKTYNAD; encoded by the coding sequence ATGAATGAGACAGAAATTCCCGGGGAGAATGCATATTCCTTTGAGGAAATACCATCCCCTGGGGCTGAAACAAATCCTGTTGAATCATCTTCCCCCCCGCTCAAAGACAGGCTGACAGGGAAACTGGATGATTTTCTTAATTCTCTTAAAGGAAAGAAGGAAAAATCCGGCAACCCGGATTCGAATGATACTTTGTCCATGCTTGTCGGCATGCTGAAGCAGGTGAAGGCAGGGGAGACCGATCCCGTCGAAGAATTGCTTCCTCATGACCCTTATGCAGAGACCCCGCCGCTTCCTCCTCTCGCTCCCGAGGAAGAGGGGTGGGTAATCGACAGGTACTGGCTGGTTCCCCCTTTTACCTACGTTAAGATCATGAAAAACTGGGAGATGGATCTCGAATATGTCATCGTCGAACCGAAGGTAAGCGAGAAAGAGTTCGTGCTTCTTGAGGAGACCTACGAAGAGTTAAGGAACGTTCTGATCTACACGTCCCCGCACCAGAAGGACGAAGTGGCATTCGAGGAAAGGAAGGTTAAAAGAATCATTCGATCCTTCGATCCCGAAATTCCGGACGACAGGCTTGAGATCCTGATATATTTCCTGAAACGCAATTTTGCCGGATACGGGAAGATCGATCCCCTCATGAAGGACGCAAATATAGAGGATATCACCTGCAACGGCAAGGACATGCCGATCTTCATATATCACCGGAAATATGCCAACCTTGCAACGAACATCACCTTCGGTGACGAGGAGCTTAACAAATACGCTCTTAAGATCGCACAAAAGGCCGACAAACAGATGTCTCTTACGACTCCTCTCGTCGATGCAGCCCTCCCCGGCGGTTCGAGGGCACAGCTTACATACAGCGACATAATCTCCTCCAAGGGCAGTTCGTTCACAATACGCAAGTTCAAGGCAGACCCGATGACTCCGGTCGACCTCATTACACTCGGCACCTACAGCTCCGAGCTCATGGCAGTAATCTGGCTGTGTGTCGAGAACAACAAGAGCATGATCATCGTCGGGGGAACGGCGAGTGGCAAGACATCGACGATGAACGCAGCGTCTTTCTTCATCCCTCCCGTATCGAAGACGGTCTCCATCGAGGATACACGTGAAATTCAGCTCCCCCATAAGAACTGGCTTCCCCTCGTAACCCGTGAGGGCGGTAAGAATTTCGATATGGGCGACGTGGACATGTTTACCCTTCTCAAGGCCTCGCTCAGGCAGAGGCCTGAGTTCATCATTGTCGGCGAAGTGAGGGGGAAGGAGGCCCAGACACTTTTCCAGGCGATGAATACCGGCCATACGACATTTTCGACCCTGCATGCAGGCGGTGTGAGGGAGGCGATAAACAGGCTGACGCACGACCCGATCAACGTTCCCCCTGTCATGTTCGGCGCACTTGATCTTATGCTTATACAGGGATTGCAGTTCAATGCAGGCATCGGGTACAGGCGTTGCCTTTCGCTGAACGAGATGTATGCCGACGAAGGTACGATCCGCTGGAACCCGCTTTACGAATGGGATCTCAGGACCGATATATTCGAGAAGAAGTATTCGGAATCAAGGGTTCTTGAAAGCATCGCATATACCCATGGTTGGACGGACGAGGAGCTCAGCAGACAGATCGATATAAGAAAGAGGCTTCTTGAGCGGCTTTGCGAGAAGAAGATCTACGATATCAACGAGATATCGCATTTCATCCACGAGCTGAGGAAGAAGACATACAATGCAGATTAA